A window of Flavobacterium flavigenum contains these coding sequences:
- a CDS encoding response regulator, with protein MEKLKLIIADDHTMFLQGIVSLIEHESGIKIIGKAVNGIEVLNILKIQSADMVILDISMPEMDGIELSKILKKEYPFIKIIIVSTHSNAKIISRLIRIGVNGYLLKNAEKSELLKAIYNVAAGQNYFSKEVEEQHRNNSQKIEKQISNLVELSSREKEILILIAHEYNTAEIAEKTFISLNTVNTHRRNLLSKLNAKNTAGLVKYAVENGLVD; from the coding sequence ATGGAAAAATTAAAACTCATTATTGCTGATGACCACACTATGTTTTTACAAGGAATTGTATCCCTGATTGAACATGAATCCGGAATTAAAATAATAGGCAAAGCAGTGAATGGTATTGAGGTTTTGAATATTTTAAAAATTCAAAGCGCAGATATGGTAATACTTGATATCAGTATGCCGGAAATGGACGGAATTGAATTAAGCAAAATTTTAAAAAAAGAATATCCCTTTATTAAAATTATAATCGTTAGTACACATAGCAATGCCAAAATAATTTCTAGATTAATCAGAATTGGTGTAAATGGTTATTTACTTAAGAATGCAGAAAAGTCTGAATTATTGAAAGCAATCTATAATGTAGCTGCCGGCCAAAATTATTTTTCTAAAGAAGTAGAAGAGCAGCACCGCAATAACAGTCAAAAAATAGAAAAACAAATTTCAAACCTGGTCGAATTGAGTTCACGCGAAAAAGAAATATTGATTTTAATTGCACATGAATACAATACGGCTGAAATTGCAGAGAAAACTTTTATAAGTTTAAATACGGTTAATACACACAGGCGTAACTTATTATCTAAATTAAATGCTAAAAATACTGCCGGACTGGTAAAATATGCAGTTGAAAATGGATTGGTCGATTAA
- a CDS encoding sensor histidine kinase: MLPFCLCAQIDGNNKKSFSNLKKSPEAEEKKAVNASYNLYNSGEEKKALKNAKILLEKAKYPSNIASLILLQAYYYNKRALLDSSIYYTNQALKFHTKIGSDSLKNRLLSLGYNLMGQNYKKKGLFEVSKKWHLKGLQTSQKYKENNLYYTHLHGLASIYKALGDNTNALKSYKECLEYKKDDEIRLGSYINLGDIYSDSKDYDKGNYYYNLGKQLSEKTSNQQAKAVIALSIGTNYQLQQKTTDALKMYHEVISIADKNELNQIGLVARGNIGDTYIDLKNYKEAKLIFHDALQKSIDFGYLDNQVNFYDELKKIAVLEQDYKSAFEYLTKSTKVKDSVNKIQKTKEINELEIKYKTAQREKEIRLLQFDNTTKKLKLEKQQEAIENMNLQEEISQKITENTILFFQNSSQKKLSEISLLKKDQQLKSLQIKQEKETRLLTIFGFLIVLIPIIGLLLQYYKRLKTQRLLNTQQAEISTQNINNILKDQELKLIKASISGQDKERQRISQELHDSIGGNLAAIKLQLNHLVISSSPKIKNLTALLDETYDHVRNLSHTLIPKKFTHHKFCEVLESYFKNIGEASTIKTDFTVYPKKEIDALHEEIQIEIFKIIQELLTNTIKHAKASKIDLQLNLVENTLNILFEDNGIGFNPENYKPGIGILNLENRIIQLNGTFIMDSKVKRGTIANIEIPISSTHTENEAKKEIHVKKQLDNLTKL; this comes from the coding sequence ATGCTGCCATTCTGTTTGTGTGCACAAATTGACGGAAATAATAAAAAATCTTTTTCGAATCTAAAAAAATCACCTGAAGCTGAAGAAAAAAAAGCTGTTAATGCTTCTTACAATTTATATAATAGCGGAGAGGAAAAAAAAGCACTTAAAAACGCTAAGATTCTTTTAGAAAAAGCTAAATATCCATCTAATATAGCCAGTCTTATTTTATTACAAGCTTACTATTATAATAAAAGAGCCCTATTAGATTCATCTATTTATTATACAAATCAGGCATTAAAATTCCACACAAAAATTGGCAGCGACTCGCTAAAGAACAGACTTCTTTCCCTGGGATATAATTTAATGGGGCAGAATTATAAAAAGAAAGGCTTATTTGAGGTAAGCAAGAAATGGCACCTGAAAGGTCTTCAGACATCCCAAAAATATAAAGAAAACAATTTATATTATACACACCTGCATGGGTTAGCCAGTATTTACAAGGCTTTAGGAGATAACACCAATGCTTTGAAGTCCTATAAAGAATGCTTAGAATATAAAAAAGATGATGAGATACGCTTAGGAAGTTATATTAATCTGGGGGATATATATTCAGATTCAAAGGATTATGACAAGGGTAATTATTATTACAATCTAGGAAAACAACTCAGCGAAAAGACCAGCAATCAGCAGGCAAAAGCAGTGATAGCGCTCAGTATTGGAACGAATTATCAATTACAGCAAAAAACGACTGATGCATTAAAAATGTACCATGAAGTAATTTCCATTGCTGATAAAAATGAACTGAACCAGATTGGCTTAGTTGCCCGTGGCAATATCGGCGATACCTATATTGATTTAAAAAACTACAAGGAGGCAAAACTAATTTTTCATGACGCACTTCAAAAGTCCATAGATTTTGGTTATTTAGACAATCAGGTTAATTTTTATGACGAGCTTAAAAAAATTGCAGTTTTAGAACAAGACTACAAAAGTGCTTTTGAATACCTGACAAAATCTACTAAAGTAAAAGATTCTGTAAATAAAATCCAGAAGACCAAAGAAATCAATGAACTGGAAATCAAATACAAAACTGCGCAAAGAGAAAAAGAAATCAGGCTTTTACAATTTGACAACACTACTAAAAAGCTCAAACTCGAAAAACAGCAGGAAGCTATTGAGAACATGAACCTTCAGGAAGAAATTTCTCAAAAAATAACCGAAAATACAATATTGTTTTTTCAGAATTCGTCTCAAAAGAAACTAAGCGAAATATCTTTACTAAAAAAAGATCAACAATTAAAATCATTACAAATAAAGCAGGAAAAAGAAACCAGGCTATTGACTATTTTTGGTTTTCTGATTGTGTTAATTCCTATCATTGGGTTATTACTTCAATATTACAAACGACTTAAAACGCAGCGTTTATTAAATACCCAACAAGCTGAAATAAGTACTCAGAATATAAATAATATTCTAAAAGATCAGGAATTAAAATTAATTAAGGCCTCCATAAGCGGTCAGGACAAAGAAAGGCAACGGATTTCTCAGGAATTGCACGACAGTATTGGTGGAAATTTAGCCGCAATAAAACTTCAATTAAATCATCTAGTAATTTCCAGTTCGCCAAAAATAAAAAATCTTACTGCCTTATTAGATGAAACATATGATCATGTTCGAAATTTATCGCATACATTGATTCCGAAAAAATTTACACATCATAAATTTTGTGAAGTTTTAGAATCTTATTTTAAAAATATTGGTGAAGCCAGTACTATTAAAACCGATTTCACAGTATATCCTAAGAAGGAAATAGACGCCTTACATGAAGAAATACAGATCGAAATTTTTAAAATAATACAGGAACTTTTGACCAATACAATTAAGCATGCAAAAGCCTCAAAGATAGATTTACAGCTTAATCTTGTCGAAAATACACTTAATATTTTATTTGAAGATAACGGTATTGGGTTTAATCCGGAGAATTATAAACCCGGAATTGGCATTCTGAATTTAGAAAACCGAATAATCCAATTAAATGGTACTTTTATAATGGATTCAAAAGTTAAAAGAGGCACCATAGCTAATATTGAAATTCCTATTTCATCAACTCACACAGAAAATGAAGCAAAAAAAGAAATTCATGTAAAAAAACAACTCGATAACCTGACTAAATTATAA